The following coding sequences lie in one Prionailurus viverrinus isolate Anna chromosome X, UM_Priviv_1.0, whole genome shotgun sequence genomic window:
- the LOC125157090 gene encoding basic proline-rich protein-like produces MMAGVLGCEAAPPLSPAPRPGPGILPRLTGVQPRTPRPSPRPDPPRGRLSEGGPGAGVQGASGRPPAGLSRGAPGPLPPTTTLTARRGPGQGDWRRTRRPSPGRPGADGGGLTWLPWGSLSPILSSPSGLPGRPGPRALPPDAGSSRATSSQSGWDPEPESAHASRPGHSRRGRAALRPPPPPPPPDSFPSGSRPPRSSLWASPRSPRGSAPFPRLTGFEARPEDADADADADAEAQAPSPRPAPPRQSLETRMRKSRHPAGPHSH; encoded by the exons ATGATG GCAGGTGTCCTGGGCTGCGAGGCAgcgcctcctctctcccctgcaccccggcCAGGGCCCGGGATCCTGCCTCGGCTGACCGGGGTCCAGCCCCGCACACCAAGGCCCTCCCCTCGCCCAGACCCACCGCGGGGGCGGCTTTCCGAGGGCGGCCCCGGGGCTGGGGTCCAAGGGGCCTCCGGCCGTCCTCCCGCAGGGCTCTCccggggagccccgggcccgcTGCCTCCCACCACAACCCTCACGGCCCGGCGAGGTCCGGGCCAAGGCGACTGGCGTCGCACGAGGCGACCAAgtccggggaggcccggggccgaTGGCGGGGGGCTCACGTGGCTTCCTTGGGGGTCCCTCAGCCCTATCCTCTCGTCCCCATCCGGACTCCCTGGGCGGCCTGGGCCTCGGGCTCTGCCGCCTGACGCCGGCTCCTCGCGCGCAACCAGCTCTCAGTCGGGCTGGGACCCAGAGCCCGAGTCCGCCCACGCCTCACGCCCTGGTCACAGTCGTCGTGGTCGCGCCGCCCTGCGGCCTCCACCGCCGCCCCCACCGCCGGACTCATTCCCCTCTGGGTCCCGGCCCCCTcgctcctccctctgggcctcacctcGAAGCCCACGAGGCTCTGCGCCCTTCCCGCGCCTGACGGGATTCGAGGCGCGGCCGGAAGACGCCGACGCCGACGCCGACGCCGACGCCGAGGCCCAggccccctcgccccgccccgccccgccccgccagtCTCTTGAGACCCGGATGCGGAAGTCCAGACACCCCGCGGGGCCTCATTCCCACTAG
- the LOC125157521 gene encoding melanoma-associated antigen 9-like — protein MAGASGSQSHQGSSSPDEEGSSTWGAPAGAQASLPDALCVKVAGLVLLLLLKYRTKQPTTRAEMLAAVSQDDQDRFPVIFRRACEYLQLVFGVDVKEVDPRERSYVLVSILGLSCDGTPSGRDGMPKTSLLVLVLWVILLEDDRAPEEAVWEALGVMGVYAGREHVFYGEPRELLTEVWVQEGYLEYRQVPGSEPARYEFLWGPRAHAETSGVQVLQHILAVNSRQPGSPCLSEDAVSHEEERA, from the coding sequence atGGCAGGCGCTTCGGGGAGCCAGTCCCACCAGGGCTCCAGCAGCCCCGATGAGGAGGGGTCGAGCACCTGGGGGGCCCCGGCAGGGGCCCAGGCCTCGCTCCCAGATGCGCTCTGCGTGAAGGTGGCCGGCCTGGTGCTGCTTCTGCTCCTCAAGTATCGCACCAAGCAGCCGACCACACGGGCGGAGATGCTGGCGGCGGTTAGCCAAGATGACCAGGACCGCTTCCCCGTGATCTTCCGCCGAGCCTGCGAGTATCTGCAGCTGGTCTTTGGAGTCGACGTGAAGGAAGTGGACCCCCGCGAGCGCTCCTACGTCCTGGTCAGCATCCTGGGCCTCAGCTGCGATGGGACGCCGAGTGGTAGGGACGGCATGCCCAAGACCAGCCTCCTGGTGCTGGTCCTATGGGTGATCCTCCTGGAGGACGACCGTGCCCCTGAGGAGGCGGTGTGGGAAGCGCTGGGGGTCATGGGGGTGTATGCCGGCAGGGAGCACGTATTCTATGGGGAGCCCAGGGAGCTGCTGACCGAAGTCTGGGTGCAGGAAGGGTACCTGGAGTACCGGCAGGTGCCCGGCAGCGAGCCCGCACGCTACGAGTTCCTGTGGGGTCCCAGGGCCCACGCAGAAACCAGCGGCGTGCAAGTGCTGCAGCACATCCTGGCGGTCAACAGCAGGCAGCCCGGGTCTCCGTGTCTGTCCGAAGACGCTGTGAGCCATGAGGAAGAGCGGGCCTGA